The following coding sequences are from one Hyalangium minutum window:
- a CDS encoding IS5 family transposase, producing the protein MPEELWAKIEPLLPPRPPHPLGCHNPRVPDRSAMEAILLVLRTGMQWHALKATGICHPSSAYRRFREWLTAGVFLEFWRLGLEAYDALVGIDWQWMSVDGAMTKAPLGGQKTGPNPTDRAKTGTKRSLLTDGRGV; encoded by the coding sequence ATGCCAGAGGAGCTGTGGGCCAAGATAGAGCCCCTGCTGCCGCCCAGGCCGCCGCATCCACTGGGGTGCCATAACCCGAGAGTGCCGGACCGGTCCGCCATGGAAGCCATCCTGCTGGTGCTGCGCACGGGGATGCAGTGGCACGCGTTGAAAGCCACCGGCATCTGCCACCCGTCCTCGGCCTACCGCAGGTTCCGCGAGTGGCTGACGGCCGGAGTGTTCTTGGAGTTCTGGCGCCTGGGGTTGGAGGCATACGACGCTCTGGTGGGCATCGACTGGCAGTGGATGAGCGTGGACGGGGCGATGACCAAGGCCCCGCTGGGAGGGCAGAAGACCGGCCCCAACCCGACCGACCGCGCCAAGACGGGCACCAAGAGGAGTCTGCTGACCGATGGGCGCGGAGTTC